The following proteins come from a genomic window of Companilactobacillus pabuli:
- a CDS encoding Gfo/Idh/MocA family protein codes for MEKIGVIGLGNIAQKAYLPVMATLQDKFEWHLTTRNEQKGQMLETKYGFKHFHQTLEELIAEKPLAVFVHTPTKTHYEIIKQLLNNDINVYVDKPISEDLAQVEELYKLAETKGLMLTCGFNRRFAPFDQKLKQITDKRTIVSEKIREDSPQPAPFAIFDLMIHSVDTALYLMDEKIKQVNNFVVTNDEGDLEQGYITIEGQKSHVQVITNMVGGSNLELSTVQGTKMRQTVTNLNLLETFQTGMTTQTSRPDWEETLVTRGFDPIIRAFLKAVSEHLDNPVSPESSILSHKLCFDLVKSLQN; via the coding sequence ATGGAAAAAATTGGAGTCATTGGTCTAGGGAATATTGCACAAAAAGCTTATTTACCAGTTATGGCTACATTACAAGATAAATTTGAGTGGCATTTAACCACCAGAAATGAGCAAAAGGGTCAAATGCTGGAAACTAAGTATGGTTTCAAGCATTTCCATCAAACGCTTGAAGAATTGATTGCTGAGAAACCATTGGCGGTTTTTGTACATACACCAACTAAGACACATTATGAAATCATTAAACAACTACTAAATAATGATATTAATGTGTATGTTGATAAACCGATTTCTGAAGACTTAGCTCAAGTTGAAGAATTGTATAAATTAGCTGAAACTAAAGGTTTGATGCTAACTTGTGGATTTAATCGTCGTTTTGCACCATTTGATCAAAAATTGAAACAAATTACTGATAAACGAACGATTGTTTCAGAAAAAATACGGGAGGATTCACCCCAACCAGCACCATTTGCTATTTTTGATTTGATGATTCATTCGGTAGATACGGCTCTTTACTTGATGGATGAAAAAATCAAACAAGTGAATAACTTTGTAGTAACTAATGACGAAGGTGATTTGGAACAAGGATATATCACAATTGAAGGGCAAAAGAGCCACGTTCAAGTAATTACGAATATGGTCGGTGGTAGCAACTTAGAATTATCAACTGTTCAGGGAACAAAGATGCGCCAAACGGTAACGAACTTGAATCTTTTAGAAACCTTCCAAACGGGGATGACGACACAAACTTCACGTCCAGATTGGGAAGAGACTTTAGTTACAAGAGGTTTTGATCCAATTATTCGTGCCTTTCTAAAAGCTGTGAGTGAACACTTAGATAATCCAGTAAGCCCAGAGTCGTCTATTTTAAGTCATAAATTATGTTTTGATTTGGTGAAATCCTTACAAAATTAA
- a CDS encoding ABC transporter permease gives MLKSKIRFSSVIGFIVLLLLILPLMIVIITSFGTETAISFPIKGFTLNWYHNVFQQPDFVDGMKMSFIVAILAAAIALLIGIPAVYALTHFQIHHKSWFQNIFLSPALIPEIVIGFALYQTLVISFGLPLFLSLLVGHCLLCLPYVIRLLTAGMMDFDNRIEEAAWMVGYNKFVTFFKVVIPNIKQSILAAFILSFITSFNNIPITLFMNGPSLNMLPTSILNYLENNYDPTVSAVSVILMLITAALMMIAEKYLGLNKLT, from the coding sequence ATCTTGAAATCAAAAATTAGATTTTCATCAGTGATAGGTTTCATCGTTTTGTTGTTGTTAATTTTGCCACTGATGATAGTCATAATTACTTCCTTTGGGACAGAAACAGCAATATCTTTTCCAATTAAAGGTTTCACATTGAACTGGTATCACAATGTATTTCAACAACCAGATTTTGTCGACGGAATGAAAATGAGTTTTATAGTCGCTATTTTGGCCGCAGCGATTGCCTTGTTAATTGGGATTCCTGCAGTTTATGCATTAACACATTTTCAAATTCATCATAAAAGTTGGTTTCAAAACATCTTCTTGAGTCCAGCTTTAATACCAGAAATCGTTATTGGTTTTGCACTTTACCAAACATTAGTAATTAGTTTTGGTTTGCCATTGTTTTTGAGTTTGTTAGTTGGTCATTGCTTATTGTGTTTACCATACGTCATTCGTTTACTGACAGCGGGGATGATGGATTTTGACAATCGAATTGAGGAAGCCGCTTGGATGGTTGGATATAACAAATTTGTGACGTTTTTCAAGGTTGTTATTCCTAATATCAAGCAGAGTATTTTGGCAGCGTTCATTCTCTCGTTTATTACTTCCTTCAACAACATTCCAATTACGTTATTCATGAATGGACCATCGTTGAACATGTTACCAACATCCATTTTGAATTATTTGGAAAACAATTATGATCCAACTGTATCAGCGGTGTCAGTTATTTTGATGCTCATCACAGCTGCTTTGATGATGATTGCTGAGAAGTATTTGGGATTAAACAAACTAACTTAG
- a CDS encoding adenine deaminase C-terminal domain-containing protein, whose translation MQVDTLIENGLVFNTFSQKFERKDIAIENGKILMVGVDLQFETKKIVDAHNRYIIPGLIDSHMHIESSMTDPAHFGNEAVKFGTTTVIADAHEISNVAGIKGLKDFMAQKSIIDVFYALPSSVPSTRTEMETTGGVIGLKETEELLKDPRIVCLGEAMNFKGIVSQPESLIRQIIKLCKELRPTMPLEGHCPQYSGLDLAKFAASGITSDHTYQTPASIVERINNGMFIQFQKKSMSKENMQTIIDHNFYEYAAFVTDDVMADDLVNGHLNVIVKEAIDMGMPAEKAIYMATYTPARRMSLNDRGAIAPGRVADLIFLDDPQQFNIQEVYKSGQLSSGITPLQPDFPASLKNSVKVKKITTADLELSSDKTSILANVIEINQQGTFTKHVQERLAVKNGLVDWQSAGLSLLMVQERYGKNGNISFALVKNALNKSGAIGTTWAHDHHNLMVMGTDLESMVVAQHELVDEQGGYVVVNQGQIVANAPLNIGGIISSKPVAELAEEIKQVRTEMQNLGYHNFNEIMSFSTISLLVSPELKISDVGMFDVKSQRKVPLFEA comes from the coding sequence ATGCAAGTAGACACGTTGATTGAAAATGGACTAGTTTTTAATACTTTTTCACAAAAGTTTGAAAGAAAAGACATTGCTATTGAAAACGGGAAAATTTTAATGGTTGGAGTCGATTTACAATTTGAAACCAAAAAAATTGTTGATGCTCATAATCGTTATATTATTCCGGGATTGATCGATTCGCATATGCATATTGAAAGTTCTATGACTGATCCTGCTCATTTTGGAAATGAAGCCGTTAAATTTGGAACAACGACGGTCATCGCCGATGCACATGAGATTTCAAATGTGGCTGGAATCAAAGGTTTAAAAGATTTCATGGCTCAAAAGAGTATTATTGATGTCTTTTATGCACTACCTTCTTCAGTTCCTTCAACTAGAACCGAAATGGAAACTACTGGTGGCGTGATCGGACTAAAAGAGACAGAAGAATTGCTTAAAGATCCTAGAATTGTTTGTCTAGGTGAAGCGATGAATTTCAAAGGCATCGTTTCTCAGCCTGAATCTTTGATTAGACAAATTATTAAGCTGTGTAAGGAACTTAGACCGACAATGCCGCTGGAAGGACACTGTCCTCAATATTCGGGCTTAGACCTAGCTAAATTTGCTGCCAGTGGAATTACATCTGATCATACGTATCAAACACCAGCTAGTATCGTCGAACGGATCAATAATGGGATGTTCATTCAATTTCAGAAGAAATCAATGTCAAAAGAAAATATGCAGACGATCATTGATCATAACTTCTACGAATATGCTGCTTTTGTAACTGACGACGTGATGGCCGATGACTTAGTCAATGGACATTTGAATGTTATTGTTAAGGAAGCTATCGATATGGGAATGCCAGCTGAAAAAGCTATTTACATGGCAACTTATACGCCGGCCAGAAGAATGTCCTTGAATGACCGTGGTGCAATTGCTCCTGGTAGAGTGGCTGATTTAATCTTTTTGGATGACCCTCAGCAATTTAATATTCAAGAAGTTTATAAATCTGGCCAATTAAGTTCTGGCATAACGCCGTTACAACCGGATTTTCCAGCGTCATTGAAGAATTCAGTTAAGGTTAAAAAAATAACGACGGCTGATTTAGAATTATCAAGTGACAAAACTAGTATTTTGGCTAACGTAATTGAAATAAATCAACAAGGAACCTTTACCAAACATGTTCAAGAAAGATTAGCAGTTAAGAACGGTCTAGTAGATTGGCAAAGTGCTGGTTTATCACTATTGATGGTTCAGGAACGTTATGGCAAAAATGGTAATATCAGTTTTGCATTGGTAAAAAATGCTTTGAATAAGTCAGGCGCAATTGGTACTACTTGGGCTCACGATCATCACAATTTGATGGTTATGGGAACTGATTTGGAATCAATGGTCGTGGCACAACACGAATTGGTGGATGAACAAGGTGGCTACGTTGTAGTAAACCAGGGCCAAATAGTTGCGAATGCGCCATTAAATATTGGTGGAATCATTAGTTCAAAACCGGTAGCTGAATTAGCAGAAGAGATTAAACAAGTACGTACAGAAATGCAAAATTTGGGATATCACAATTTCAATGAAATAATGTCTTTCTCGACTATTTCACTGCTAGTTTCTCCAGAACTAAAAATTTCTGATGTAGGGATGTTTGATGTTAAATCACAACGAAAAGTCCCACTCTTTGAAGCTTAA
- a CDS encoding ABC transporter substrate-binding protein codes for MKKIAKILTIVTTLLIALTVAGCGKTANKQLTVSTFGLATKQMTRDVFNPFAKANDLTVKSQFGDSSSRFTQISHNPNSGVDVIELAQNNAVAGSNKNLFKKLDFSKIKNFKYLSKDQQKLAKETNSVPYTVNSIGIIYNPKKIGKITSWDQLWDKKLEGKIAIPDIATTFGPAMVYIANQHAQNLQASSSFVDNGKVDEKQAFAQLKALKPNVVKTYAKSSDLANMFKSGEIDAAVVGDFAVGMIKNAAPDVEYMVPESGTYANYDTVSILKNSKNEDAAYKYIDYRISKASQSKVAESNSLNNAPVNSSVTLKDPQYMTYGDTAKRAKMIDFNYVNKELPSWIKQWNQTMN; via the coding sequence ATGAAAAAAATTGCAAAGATTTTAACTATCGTTACAACGCTCTTGATTGCACTGACAGTTGCCGGATGCGGTAAGACTGCCAATAAACAATTAACTGTTTCAACTTTTGGTTTAGCAACTAAACAAATGACTAGAGATGTTTTCAATCCATTTGCTAAAGCCAACGATTTAACAGTTAAGAGTCAGTTTGGGGACAGTTCTTCAAGATTTACACAAATTTCACACAATCCAAATTCTGGCGTTGATGTTATTGAATTAGCTCAAAATAATGCCGTTGCAGGTAGTAACAAGAATTTATTTAAGAAACTTGATTTTAGTAAAATTAAGAACTTTAAATATCTTTCAAAAGATCAACAAAAATTAGCTAAGGAAACTAATAGTGTTCCTTATACAGTTAATAGTATTGGGATTATTTACAATCCTAAAAAGATTGGCAAAATCACTTCCTGGGATCAACTTTGGGATAAGAAATTAGAAGGTAAGATTGCTATTCCTGATATTGCAACAACTTTTGGTCCAGCTATGGTTTATATCGCTAATCAACATGCTCAAAACCTTCAAGCAAGTTCTAGCTTTGTAGACAACGGCAAAGTTGATGAAAAGCAAGCCTTCGCACAATTAAAAGCTTTGAAACCTAATGTAGTAAAGACTTATGCTAAATCTTCTGATCTAGCTAACATGTTCAAATCTGGTGAAATCGACGCTGCAGTTGTGGGTGATTTTGCTGTTGGAATGATCAAAAATGCTGCTCCTGACGTTGAATATATGGTTCCAGAATCAGGTACATACGCTAATTACGATACAGTTTCAATTTTGAAGAATAGTAAAAATGAAGATGCTGCTTATAAATATATTGATTACCGCATTAGCAAGGCTTCACAAAGTAAAGTTGCTGAATCAAATTCATTAAATAATGCTCCAGTTAATTCATCGGTAACATTAAAAGACCCACAATATATGACTTATGGCGACACTGCTAAACGTGCTAAGATGATTGATTTTAATTACGTTAACAAAGAATTACCATCATGGATCAAGCAATGGAATCAAACTATGAACTAA
- a CDS encoding ABC transporter ATP-binding protein — protein sequence MAQIKIENLTLSYQKNKQILKDLSLEINNGELLSILGPSGCGKTTMLRLISGLLPIQGGSIKVAGNDISKVPVYKRNFGMVFQSYALFPHMTIFQNVAFGLKRKKLSKEVISEKTLNILKTTGLIDLKDRMPSELSGGQQQRVSLARALAINPDVLLLDEPLSNLDAKLRIEMREEISRLQKKMKMTTIFVTHDQEECFAISDRVAVMNKGKIEQLDTPERIYQHPKTRFVAEFIGYDNFISKDWATEHGWSYNDTNSGKYLTIRPENIKVGTGNNTLTGKITARNFLGDCYQYIVETELGRMKVDTDNKDYQIGSELTLYFDKQSLIELEDK from the coding sequence TTGGCACAAATAAAAATAGAGAATCTAACTCTTTCATATCAAAAAAATAAACAAATACTAAAAGATTTGTCGCTGGAAATTAATAATGGTGAATTGTTATCGATTTTGGGACCTAGTGGTTGCGGGAAAACAACCATGTTGAGGCTGATATCAGGATTGTTGCCAATTCAAGGTGGTTCTATTAAAGTCGCCGGAAACGATATTTCCAAAGTACCAGTTTACAAGCGAAATTTCGGAATGGTTTTCCAAAGTTATGCCTTGTTTCCTCATATGACAATTTTTCAAAACGTGGCCTTTGGATTAAAGCGTAAGAAACTATCTAAAGAAGTAATTTCAGAAAAAACTTTGAATATTTTGAAAACGACTGGCTTGATAGATTTGAAAGATAGGATGCCGAGTGAATTATCTGGTGGGCAGCAACAAAGAGTTTCGTTAGCTCGTGCTTTAGCCATTAATCCAGATGTTTTATTGTTGGATGAACCTTTGAGTAATCTGGATGCTAAGTTACGAATAGAAATGCGTGAAGAGATTAGTCGTTTACAAAAAAAGATGAAAATGACAACGATTTTTGTAACCCATGATCAAGAAGAATGCTTTGCCATTTCAGATCGTGTAGCAGTAATGAATAAAGGTAAAATCGAACAACTTGATACACCTGAACGAATCTATCAACATCCAAAGACACGTTTTGTGGCTGAATTTATTGGTTATGATAACTTTATTTCTAAAGATTGGGCTACAGAACATGGTTGGAGTTATAACGATACAAATTCGGGTAAGTATCTAACAATCAGACCTGAGAATATCAAAGTAGGTACGGGAAACAATACTTTAACGGGCAAGATTACGGCTCGTAACTTTTTGGGCGATTGTTATCAATATATCGTTGAAACAGAATTAGGTCGGATGAAAGTTGACACTGACAATAAGGATTATCAAATAGGTTCTGAACTAACTTTATATTTTGATAAACAATCATTAATTGAATTAGAGGATAAATAA